The following coding sequences are from one Dama dama isolate Ldn47 chromosome 8, ASM3311817v1, whole genome shotgun sequence window:
- the LOC133060333 gene encoding group IID secretory phospholipase A2-like, producing the protein MDLSLLCTLVVFAGVVPAEGDILDLNKMLRQVTGKTPVFFYMSYGCYCGFGGQGPPRDATDWCCHEHDCCYRHLRSDNCDIGFKHYHYTFFRGKVHCSTKGSRCEQQLCACDKTLAYCLQRNLNTYKNDLRYLSSCEGEIPECQTL; encoded by the exons ATGGACCTTTCCCTCCTCTGCACACTGGTGGTCTTCGCTG GTGTGGTTCCAGCCGAGGGCGACATACTGGACCTGAACAAGATGCTCAGACAAGTGACGGGGAAGACCCCCGTCTTCTTCTACATGTCCTACGGCTGCTACTGCGGATTTGGTGGCCAAGGCCCACCCCGAGATGCCACGGACTG GTGCTGCCACGAACACGACTGCTGCTACCGTCACCTGAGATCCGACAACTGTGACATCGGCTTCAAGCACTACCACTACACCTTTTTCCGGGGGAAAGTCCACTGTT CCACCAAGGGGAGCAGGTGTGAGCAGCAGCTGTGTGCCTGTGACAAGACATTGGCCTACTGCCTGCAGCGGAACCTGAACACCTACAAGAATGACCTGCGTTATCTGTCCAGCTGCGAGGGCGAGATCCCCGAGTGCCAGACCCTCTAG
- the PLA2G2F gene encoding group IIF secretory phospholipase A2, whose translation MPDGAPANPKGYRKKGLVRHPPGRRDPRLRTSSRTSRSRLGMKSFIIITILAGSVLPAARSSLLNLKSMVETVTGRNAILSFVGYGCYCGLGGRGLPMDEVDWCCHAHDCCYQKLFDLGCHTYVDHYDYTIENNTNIVCSELNQTECDKQTCECDRSVALCFQKQIYREEHRNYLNIYCQGPTPSCSVYEPPPAPP comes from the exons ATGCCAGATGGGGCTCCGGCCAACCCCAAAGGGTACAGGAAGAAGGGGCTGGTTAGACACCCCCCTGGGAGGAGGGACCCAAGGCTCAGGACCTCTTCAAGAACCTCCAG ATCTCGCCTGGGGATGAAGAgtttcatcatcatcaccatcctgGCTGGCAGCG TCCTGCCTGCGGCGCGCAGCAGCCTGCTCAACCTCAAGTCCATGGTGGAAACAGTCACCGGGAGGAACGCCATCTTGTCCTTCGTGGGCTACGGCTGCTACTGCGGGCTGGGGGGCCGCGGCCTGCCCATGGATGAGGTGGACTG GTGCTGCCATGCCCACGACTGCTGCTACCAGAAGCTCTTTGACCTGGGCTGCCACACCTACGTGGACCACTATGACTACACCATCGAGAACAACACTAACATTGTCTGCA GCGAGCTCAACCAGACCGAGTGTGACAAGCAGACATGCGAGTGTGACAGGAGCGTGGCTCTGTGCTTCCAGAAGCAGATATACAGGGAGGAGCACCGCAACTACCTCAACATCTACTGCCAGGGCCCCACGCCCAGCTGCAGCGTCTACGAGCCGCCCCCCGCACCTCCCTAG